The nucleotide sequence CCTGGCGGGTCGACCCCCGAACCGGCGGCGCCTCGCGCGCGTTCGCGGACATCGGATCGCACTGGGCGGATCTGGCCGAGTTCGTCTCCGGTGAGCGGTTCACCGCCGTGACCGCCAGCACGTCCATCGCCTATCCCACGCGCCCCGTCGCCTCCGGCCCCTCCTTCGGCGGCGGCGCGCACGGCGAGCGCGTGCCCGTCGAGACCGAGGACATCGCGGTCGCGACGTTCCGCACCGAACGGGGTGCGCTCGCGAACTCCGTGATCTCGCAGGTCTCCGCCGGCCGCAAGAACCGGCTGTGGCTGGAGCTCGACGGTACGCTCGGATCGGCCGTGTTCGACCAGGAGCAGCCCGAGTCCGTCTGGTTCGGAACCGAGCGTGGTGCGACAGTCGTCCGTCGTGGCGAAGGCGAGGTCGCAGGCGACCAGGGACGACTCAACCGCGTGCCACCCGGCCACCCCCAGGGCTGGCCCGACGCGTTCGCGGCGTTCTGCGCCGACACCTACGCTGCCGTCAAGGGCGAACGGCGCACCGGACTTCCCACAGTCGACGACGGCCTGCGATCCATTGAGATCATCGACGCACTTTTGCACAGCG is from Streptomyces sp. NBC_01314 and encodes:
- a CDS encoding Gfo/Idh/MocA family protein, with product MSARPGSLRVAIIGTGMIAEAHLRAARDAGAAVVGVLGSLPERSLEAAERWGVATGYPSLPELLEARPDVVHICTPNNTHIGYAHAVVKAGLHMVVEKPIATSLTEARELAAAVHDAGTVATVPYVYRYHPLVREIRSRREAGDLGELLLVHGSYLQDWLVSPDASTWRVDPRTGGASRAFADIGSHWADLAEFVSGERFTAVTASTSIAYPTRPVASGPSFGGGAHGERVPVETEDIAVATFRTERGALANSVISQVSAGRKNRLWLELDGTLGSAVFDQEQPESVWFGTERGATVVRRGEGEVAGDQGRLNRVPPGHPQGWPDAFAAFCADTYAAVKGERRTGLPTVDDGLRSIEIIDALLHSAATGDWTEIGAADTVLTAETEKS